The proteins below are encoded in one region of Candidatus Cloacimonadota bacterium:
- a CDS encoding HNH endonuclease — protein sequence MNYSEHYSRLINHARNREVSGYSEKHHVLPRCMGGTDDRENLVRLTAREHFVAHQLLVKMYPGVGNLIFAVMAMCRDPHGKRVTNRLYSWLREAHSVHCNSPEILAKRRAAFLTRHAAGDPCFKVALEKLKSPEVIAKRVASRKITASTPEFKAKESSRARKRWETRDKTAVREHMTKMNKERSGRTKGSARVVVEVLPNGFIVNEHLDIKALALNRGVTYKALYQQLRAGHPTMEIAPR from the coding sequence ATGAATTACTCAGAGCACTACTCCCGTTTGATCAATCACGCTCGTAATCGGGAGGTCTCTGGTTACAGCGAGAAGCACCACGTTCTCCCGCGTTGCATGGGTGGCACAGATGACCGTGAGAACTTGGTTCGCCTTACGGCACGCGAGCATTTTGTTGCTCATCAACTTCTGGTCAAGATGTATCCGGGGGTTGGGAATCTGATCTTTGCCGTCATGGCAATGTGTCGTGATCCGCACGGTAAGCGTGTGACGAATCGTTTGTACAGTTGGTTGCGTGAGGCGCACAGCGTCCATTGCAATTCACCGGAGATTCTTGCGAAACGGAGAGCCGCTTTTCTCACCCGCCACGCAGCAGGCGATCCGTGTTTTAAGGTGGCTCTCGAAAAACTCAAGTCACCAGAGGTAATAGCAAAGAGGGTGGCCAGTCGTAAGATCACCGCTTCAACACCCGAGTTCAAAGCAAAAGAAAGTTCGAGAGCAAGAAAGCGTTGGGAAACTCGCGACAAGACCGCGGTGCGTGAGCACATGACTAAAATGAACAAGGAAAGAAGTGGCAGAACAAAAGGTAGCGCGCGAGTGGTTGTCGAAGTCCTGCCAAATGGTTTTATAGTCAATGAGCATCTCGATATAAAAGCCTTGGCTTTGAATCGCGGTGTAACATACAAGGCGCTTTATCAACAGCTTCGCGCCGGCCATCCAACAATGGAGATTGCACCTAGATGA
- a CDS encoding M15 family metallopeptidase: MASRSLLDLNPETRKRAEMFVAKCATFGIEVLIYCTYRSEKEQEVLYAQGRTTTGPNPRRSKPMGDIVTNARGGQSWHNFRAAFDFVPLVGGKAAWSDKGLYETCGKIAESLDLEWAGRWTGSLRETAHCQFREGLSLAQAVAKWRV, from the coding sequence ATGGCGTCCAGAAGCCTGCTTGACCTGAACCCGGAAACCCGCAAGCGCGCGGAGATGTTCGTCGCCAAGTGTGCGACGTTCGGCATCGAGGTTCTGATCTATTGCACCTATCGCTCCGAGAAGGAGCAGGAGGTTCTTTACGCGCAGGGGCGCACGACGACTGGCCCAAATCCACGTCGGTCGAAGCCGATGGGCGACATCGTGACCAATGCCCGCGGCGGCCAGAGTTGGCACAATTTCCGGGCGGCGTTTGACTTCGTACCCCTTGTTGGCGGAAAAGCTGCGTGGAGTGACAAGGGTCTCTATGAAACCTGTGGTAAGATTGCGGAATCGCTCGATCTTGAATGGGCCGGGCGCTGGACAGGAAGTCTTCGGGAGACAGCCCATTGCCAGTTTCGCGAAGGTCTGAGTCTGGCTCAAGCGGTTGCAAAGTGGAGGGTGTGA